The DNA window aatggTACATTAGCAAGTAGATAAATaattatttagaaaaaataatacagCAGGAAATGACACAGTATGTTAATTATCGCATATGtccgcagccaaattaggagcctttgtaacctgtttgaaatgcttctattattgtttatatataccAAGTAtattgcaggaggctgcaatatatactgtatatcgcaGTATACATTTTAGGCCATATCCCCATCCCTAGTGGCAGCCAAATGAGTGACAATGTGTCTACTTTTATGTCCACAGAGAGTCTGAGCGCCTCTGAGGCTGAGAGGGCGAATCCTGAAAAGGTCCAAAGTGACTTTCCGAATCATAACGTACCTGTAAAGCGAGAACCCCAGGAAGAGGATGGATGCGGTCGACCCGGACAGCGAGTAGAAGAGCAGAACCCGTATGAAAATGCTGACGCTGAGTGGAGACGGCGTCAAATCCCGCCCAGCAACTCCTATGTAGCAGCTTCCGAGTCTCCCATGGACATCCGGCAGGCCGCACCGTGTAGCAGCTCGTATGGCCGCAGTCCACACCGCAACCTGTACAGCACCATGCGAAGGAGGATGGTCAATCGCTTGATGTTCAAGAGAGGCTTTGCCTGTCCGTTCTGCGGCAAATGTTTCGAGCACTCTGGAAACCTGGAGAGGCACAAAAGGATTCACACGGGGGAGAAACCGTTCCGCTGCGAGATCTGCGGGAGACGCTTTAATCAGAAGTGCAGTCTCAAGGAGCACATGAAGATTCACCAAAGATGTACGTTCCAACAATGAAATGACTGAaataatattaaaggggaacattatcacaatttcagaagggttaaaaccactaaaaatcagttcccagtggcttattttatttttcgaagtttttttcaaaattttacccatcacgcaatatccctaaaaaaagcttcaaagtgcctgattttaaccatccttatatacacccgtccattttcctgtgacgtcacatagtgatgccaatacaaacaaacatggcgcatagaacagcaagctatagcgacattagctcgggttcagactcggatttcagcggcttaagcgattcaacagattacgcatgtattgaaacggatgattgtagtgtggaggcaggtagcgaaaatgaaattgaagaagaaactgaagctattgagccatatcggtttgaaccgtatgcaagcgaaaccgacgaaaacgacacgacagccagcgacacgggagaaagcgaggacgaattcggcgatcgccttctaaccaacgattggtatgtgtttgtttggcattaaaggaaactaacaactatgaactaggtttacagcatatgaaatacatttggcaacaacatgcactttgagagtgcagacagcccaattttcatcaattaatatattctgtagacataccctcatccgctctcttttcctgaaagctgatctgtccagttttggagttgatgtcagcaggccagggaagctagggtcgatattcttctcttgatcatcttcggtggcataagggacggtgtgagccaagacatccagggggtttagctcgctcgtctgcgggaacaaactgccgccattgcttgccgtgctaccgaggtcctttgtccctgaattgctcacacactccggcagattcaatggggggtctggcggcagatttctttgactttatcgttggaaatacatctgctttgagtgtcgcaggatatccacacattcttgccatttctgtcgtagcatagctttcgtcggtaaagtgtgcggaacaaacgtccaatttcttgctactttcgcatctttgggccactggtgcaacttgaatccgtccctgttcgtgttgttacaccctccgacaacacaccgacgaggcatgatgtttccaaggtacggaaaacagtcgaaaaaacggaaaataacagagctgatttgactatgcgtttgtaatgtgtttgagataatggcggattgcttcccgatgtgacgtcatcgcttcgagagcgaTTACcggtaatagaaaggcgtttaattcgccaaaattcatccatttagagttcggaaatcggttaaaaaaatatatggtcttttttctgcaacaacaaggtatatattgacgcttacataggtctggtgataatgttccccttcaataagataaataaaatgtCCGTCTGTACTCACAGGTCTGCAGGTCACACCAACAGACGTCCAAATGGCGGCACAGAAACAAAACAGTGCCGACACGCAGCGGCCACCAACAGAGGGAGACATTCATGCCGCAGCCAAGCTGATTTCTTTGACCGAATCGTCCCAAACATCAGCTCAAGTCAAGTCTGAGCTGCTGGAGGAGAGCATATCACTGCCAAAAAGAGAAGAGGTGGACAGTGAGGATCAGCAGAGATCGCCCAGGTCTAATGGCCCGACCAGTAGCGAACAAGCCGAGAGATCAGCACAGGATGTCATTTCCTTCCCAGGTGGTACTCCGTTAGTCTCGCCACACGCGGAGTCTTCTTGCAGCACCTTCGCCTTCCCAGGGAAACCTTTCGGAGAGGTCAgcaaccacatgatgtcacagccACCATATGCAACGCCGGGAGTCTGTCGGATAAACGACGACGCTGCCGCCGAGTCCCAGAATGGCACAAGCTCCTTCTACCAGACGTCCAGGCCGAAGAAGTGCTTCATCTGTTCGTACTGCGGGAAGATGTTTGTGCGCGCCGGACACCTAGAGCGCCATTTACGCATCCACACAGGCGAGAAGCCGTACGGCTGCGACATCTGCGGCCGCTGCTTCAACCAGAAGTCTAGTCTCAAGTGTCACATGAAGACTCACAGAAACGGTACGTGACCGATGCCGCGggatttttaaaagttaaaaaacgcATTAGGGGTGGGACGGTACACCATCTTCATGGTTCAcaactagagatgccgataaatgctttaaaatgtaatatcggaaattatcggtatcggtttcaaaaagtaaaatttatgactttttaaaacgccgctgtgtacacggacgtagggagaagttcatagcgccaataaaccttaaaggcactgcctttgcgtgccggcccagtcacataatatctacggcttttcacacacacaagtgaatgcaagtcatacttggtcaacagccatacaggtcacactgagggtggccgtataaacaactttaacacagttacaaatatgcgccacactgtgaacccacatcaaacaagaatgacaaacacatttcgggagaacatcggcaccgtaacacaacataaacacaacagaacaaatacccagaaccccttgcagcactaactcttccgggacgctacaatatataccccccacccccacctcaacctcctcatgctatctcagggagagcatgtcccaaattccaagctgctgttttgaggcatgttaaaaaaaataatgcactttgtgacttcaataataaatatggcagtgccatgttggcattttttttcataacttgagttgatttattttggaaaaccttgttacattgtttaatgcatccagcggggcatcacaacaaaattaggcataataatgtgttaattccatgactgtatatatatcggaatcggtaattaagagttggacaatatcagaatatcggcaaaaaagccattattggacatctctattcaCAACCTAACTCGGTTTTAATGTCGCGGGTTGTTCATTTAGGCTCCAAAAACGGTACATAAAACTGCTTAGTTTTTGCTCTCGTTGGCACTATTTCTGACCAAAAACTGCAAATATATTTCTTTACCACATTGTAGACATGCCACTACAACTTACACTTCCTCTCAATTTTAATGTGTATCGTGTGGCAACTGTAAAACCCGTAATACACATGCATCAGTACTTTTTCACAGTTTAACCATTTGAGGACATTCAATTTTTCAATATTTTCAAAGTCAAACATGACATAAAAGTCAttaagttaaaaaacattttatattaatttttttttttaacttttgttggcCAAATTTTTCAATAAACTTAAGTTGTAAACGATAATATCAAACTATTAAATGTTTACCCTTTTTAAGGCATTTATAATCGGATAATTACGCAGGTTCAAATTGGTAAAATTTGTGttacatgtttttgtatttttgtttaaggcttaagttgattgagagatttaaacaaaaataaataaataaataggaatCCGAAATGTATGCCTCTTTGAAAAATGAAGTACTTTGAACGTCCTGTTTGGCTGtggtgtagggctgcaactaacaactaatttgataatcgagtaatcgattaataatcggataaaagagacaaactacatttatatcctttccagtattttattggaaaaaaaagcagcatactggcaccatatttattttgattattgtttcttagctgtttgtaaatgttgcagtttataaaaaaaggtttataaaaaataaaaaaaaagtaaaaaaaaaaaagcctctgcgcatgcgcatagcatagatccaatgaatcgatgactaaattaatcggcaactatttttataatcgattttaattagggatgtccgataattactttttgccgatattccgatattgtccaactctttaattaccgataccgatatcaaccgataccgatatcaaccgataccgatatcaaccgataccgatatcaaccgatatatgtagtcgtggaattaacacattattatgcctaatttggacaaccaggtatggtgaagataaggtactttaaaaaaaattataaaataagataaataaattaaaaacattttcttgaataaaaaagaaagtaaaacaatataaaaacagttattagaCAATACACcgcagtagggctgcaacaactaatcgatgactaaattaatcgccaactatttttataatcgattttaatcgattagttgttgcagccctactgtggTGTATTGTCTAATAACTGCTATTATATCATACACCTGTGAAAGAATTAGGCATTCTAAGTTtaaaatttaacataaaaaaactcTTAGAAAAATAATGTATAATGGAGTAACCCAACAAAGATAATTGgcaaaatacagcaaaaaaaaacctgacaagacaaaaaaaatgtcagcatTTGTCTAATGTGAAAAAT is part of the Nerophis lumbriciformis linkage group LG19, RoL_Nlum_v2.1, whole genome shotgun sequence genome and encodes:
- the LOC133618570 gene encoding uncharacterized protein is translated as MSTGVALHNQIGSIITAMCNAAAAQIAKVVEDGMVVLRLEVSQREHEIRRLRSSVEVLHGELRAARLTTGLRVQPLGLNESLSASEAERANPEKVQSDFPNHNVPVKREPQEEDGCGRPGQRVEEQNPYENADAEWRRRQIPPSNSYVAASESPMDIRQAAPCSSSYGRSPHRNLYSTMRRRMVNRLMFKRGFACPFCGKCFEHSGNLERHKRIHTGEKPFRCEICGRRFNQKCSLKEHMKIHQRCLQVTPTDVQMAAQKQNSADTQRPPTEGDIHAAAKLISLTESSQTSAQVKSELLEESISLPKREEVDSEDQQRSPRSNGPTSSEQAERSAQDVISFPGGTPLVSPHAESSCSTFAFPGKPFGEVSNHMMSQPPYATPGVCRINDDAAAESQNGTSSFYQTSRPKKCFICSYCGKMFVRAGHLERHLRIHTGEKPYGCDICGRCFNQKSSLKCHMKTHRNVRSTEEQGENPLTMPDSGLQEKVLEAKTGPGALEDQLTGYGDSGRSDALILNHTNYPLGASAGAANEWQSMKELPFLDGKVKMDILSLDPFSQMGIQPQCSNLILGPDRHFDHETSSGRIGTLSEFNLPSAVCQEESGSGAASTQNCYICSACGQSFDTFILFERHQCKPT